One window of Solwaraspora sp. WMMA2056 genomic DNA carries:
- a CDS encoding SOS response-associated peptidase, with product MCGRYATTRSAADLSALFEALDDTAEPLAADYNVAPTDAVPIVRLSRRAAEAAAPAGEGVDAGQPPARRVLGLARWGLVPPWATDPRIGARMINARAESVATSRAFAPSFARRRCLVPADGWYEWVRPPGARRGAAQAYFMTPADGRQLAFAGIWSVWSRPEPMITSSVITTAALGPLAKVHDRMPLLLPEDRWSEWLDPEVDGTALLTPPDDDYLGGIEIRPVGSAVGNVRNNGVELVRRVPLVGEQGEVGGPGQASLF from the coding sequence ATGTGCGGGCGGTACGCGACCACACGCAGCGCGGCGGACCTCAGCGCGCTGTTCGAGGCGCTGGACGACACGGCGGAACCGCTGGCGGCCGACTACAACGTCGCTCCGACCGACGCGGTGCCGATCGTGCGGTTGTCCCGCCGGGCCGCCGAGGCGGCCGCGCCGGCCGGGGAGGGGGTCGACGCGGGGCAGCCGCCGGCGCGGCGGGTGCTCGGCCTGGCCCGGTGGGGGCTGGTGCCGCCGTGGGCCACCGATCCGAGGATCGGGGCCCGGATGATCAACGCGCGGGCGGAGTCGGTGGCGACGAGCCGGGCGTTCGCCCCGTCGTTCGCCCGCCGGCGGTGCCTCGTGCCGGCCGACGGCTGGTACGAGTGGGTACGCCCGCCCGGCGCACGGCGCGGTGCGGCGCAGGCGTACTTCATGACGCCCGCCGACGGCCGGCAGTTGGCGTTCGCCGGAATCTGGTCGGTCTGGTCGCGGCCCGAGCCGATGATCACCAGTAGCGTGATTACCACCGCCGCCCTGGGCCCGCTGGCCAAGGTGCATGATCGGATGCCGCTGCTGCTGCCGGAGGACCGCTGGTCGGAATGGCTCGACCCGGAGGTGGACGGTACCGCGTTGCTGACCCCACCGGATGACGATTACCTCGGCGGTATAGAGATCCGTCCGGTCGGCTCGGCGGTCGGCAACGTGCGCAACAACGGGGTTGAACTGGTCCGACGGGTCCCACTGGTCGGCGAGCAGGGCGAGGTGGGCGGGCCCGGGCAGGCCAGCCTGTTCTGA
- the aroA gene encoding 3-phosphoshikimate 1-carboxyvinyltransferase: MPELTTPPPPRPWSAPTAAGGVRTALRLPGSKSMTARALVLGAVAAGPGTVTRPLRARDTTLMSAALGALGVDLDTSSAQRWTVRPGPLRGSTQIDVGLAGTIMRFLPAVAALADGPVTFDGDPHARTRPLGPLLAGLRALGVDIDAADGDLLPITVHGTGQVPGGAVTVDATRSSQFVSGLLLAAPRFTDGVTVRHVGAALPSTPHVRMTVEMLRAAGAVVDDSVADTWRVEPGELAGRDCVVEPDLSGAMPFFAAALVTGGTVTLVGWPTHSVQPIRQLTDLVEQLGGTVTVGPAGLTVTGTGTIHGLTADLREVGELTPVLAALAALADSPSRLTGVAHIRGHETDRLAALAAELTGLGAQVTELPDGLEIDPKPLRGGTWRTYDDHRMAHAAAVLGLVVPDVELTDVGCTSKTLPEFPTLWSAVAAGDPGELADS, from the coding sequence GTGCCCGAACTGACCACGCCCCCACCGCCCCGGCCGTGGAGCGCGCCGACCGCCGCCGGCGGCGTCCGTACCGCCCTGCGGTTGCCCGGATCGAAGTCGATGACCGCCCGCGCCCTGGTGCTCGGCGCCGTCGCCGCCGGACCCGGCACCGTCACCCGGCCGCTGCGGGCCCGGGACACCACGCTGATGAGTGCCGCTCTCGGCGCGCTCGGCGTCGACCTGGACACCTCGTCGGCGCAGCGGTGGACCGTTCGGCCCGGCCCGCTGCGCGGATCGACGCAGATCGACGTCGGTCTGGCCGGCACCATCATGCGCTTCCTGCCGGCCGTCGCCGCGCTCGCCGACGGCCCGGTCACCTTCGACGGCGACCCGCACGCCCGGACCCGGCCACTCGGTCCGCTGCTGGCCGGCCTTCGGGCACTCGGGGTCGACATCGACGCCGCCGACGGCGACCTGCTGCCGATCACCGTGCACGGCACCGGGCAGGTCCCCGGTGGTGCCGTGACGGTCGACGCCACCAGGTCCAGCCAGTTCGTCTCCGGCCTGCTGCTGGCCGCGCCCCGGTTCACCGACGGCGTGACCGTCCGACACGTCGGTGCCGCGCTGCCGTCCACCCCGCACGTGCGGATGACCGTCGAGATGCTGCGCGCCGCCGGCGCCGTCGTCGACGACTCGGTGGCCGACACCTGGCGGGTCGAGCCGGGCGAGCTGGCCGGCCGCGACTGCGTGGTCGAACCGGACCTGTCCGGGGCGATGCCGTTCTTCGCCGCCGCGCTGGTCACCGGCGGTACGGTCACCCTGGTCGGCTGGCCGACACACAGCGTGCAGCCGATCCGGCAGCTGACCGACCTCGTCGAGCAGCTCGGTGGCACCGTGACCGTCGGCCCGGCCGGACTCACCGTGACCGGCACCGGCACCATCCACGGCCTCACCGCCGACCTGCGGGAGGTCGGCGAACTCACCCCGGTGCTCGCGGCGCTCGCCGCGCTGGCCGATTCGCCGTCGCGACTGACCGGTGTCGCGCACATCCGGGGGCACGAGACCGACCGGCTGGCCGCCCTCGCCGCCGAACTGACCGGCCTCGGCGCCCAGGTCACCGAGCTGCCCGACGGGCTGGAGATCGACCCGAAACCGTTGCGCGGCGGCACCTGGCGCACCTACGACGACCACCGGATGGCGCACGCGGCGGCCGTTCTCGGGCTGGTCGTGCCCGACGTCGAGCTGACCGACGTCGGCTGCACCTCCAAGACGCTGCCCGAATTCCCGACCCTGTGGTCGGCCGTGGCCGCCGGCGACCCGGGCGAACTGGCAGACTCGTGA
- a CDS encoding ribosome small subunit-dependent GTPase A translates to MARTPASVEGSTVLAGRRREYDEDDVRVRPRRSSRPRTRTRPAHSDAVDGFVVTVDRGRYGCVLADAAPDSPDGPPPVVTAMRARELGRRAVVVGDRVGLVGDVSGDTGSLARIVRIDERVSVLRRTADDDDSTPEGRLERVVVANADQLVIVSALADPPPRTGFIDRCLVAAYDAGIAPLLCLTKADLAGPEQVVDYYRDLDLAYVLCRPGSDLTELRERLAGRLSVLVGHSGVGKSTLVNRLVPEALRAVGTVSAIGRGRHTSSSAVALRLPRRPAASSGDGPGAASRAGAGADRDADPGWIVDTPGVRSFGLAHVSADSLLHGFPDLVEGSLDCPPNCEHTGGAEQCRLAAWVAAGNADARRLASYRRLLDSRAGEADQGTSDHRVR, encoded by the coding sequence GTGGCGCGGACACCGGCATCCGTAGAGGGGAGCACCGTCCTGGCCGGTCGGCGCAGGGAGTACGACGAGGACGACGTACGGGTCCGCCCGCGCCGGTCCTCCCGCCCGCGTACCCGGACCCGGCCGGCGCACTCCGACGCGGTCGACGGGTTCGTGGTCACCGTCGACCGGGGCCGGTACGGCTGTGTGCTCGCCGACGCCGCCCCGGACTCCCCCGACGGGCCGCCACCGGTGGTGACCGCGATGCGGGCCCGGGAGCTCGGCCGCCGGGCGGTGGTGGTGGGTGACCGGGTCGGCCTGGTCGGCGACGTCTCGGGCGACACCGGCAGTCTCGCCCGGATCGTGCGCATCGACGAGCGGGTGTCGGTGCTGCGGCGTACCGCCGACGACGACGATTCCACCCCGGAGGGGCGACTGGAGCGGGTGGTGGTCGCCAACGCCGACCAGTTGGTGATCGTGAGCGCGCTGGCGGATCCGCCACCCCGGACCGGGTTCATCGACCGGTGCCTGGTCGCCGCGTACGACGCCGGGATCGCGCCGCTGCTGTGCCTGACCAAGGCCGACCTGGCCGGCCCGGAACAGGTCGTCGACTACTACCGCGATCTCGACCTGGCGTACGTGCTGTGCCGGCCGGGCAGCGACCTGACCGAGCTGCGCGAGCGGCTCGCCGGCCGGTTGTCGGTGCTCGTCGGGCATTCCGGGGTCGGCAAGAGCACCCTGGTCAACCGGTTGGTCCCGGAGGCGTTGCGGGCCGTCGGCACGGTCAGCGCGATCGGCCGGGGCCGGCACACGTCGTCCAGCGCCGTCGCGCTGCGGCTGCCCCGGCGGCCGGCGGCCAGCTCCGGCGACGGACCAGGCGCGGCCAGCCGTGCCGGGGCGGGCGCCGACCGCGACGCCGATCCGGGGTGGATCGTCGACACGCCCGGGGTGCGCAGCTTCGGGCTGGCCCACGTGTCGGCCGACAGCCTGCTGCACGGATTCCCCGACCTGGTCGAGGGCAGTCTCGACTGCCCGCCGAACTGCGAGCACACCGGCGGGGCCGAGCAGTGCCGGCTGGCGGCCTGGGTGGCGGCCGGCAACGCCGACGCGCGACGGCTCGCGTCGTACCGCCGGTTGCTGGACTCGCGCGCCGGAGAGGCCGACCAGGGGACCTCCGACCATCGCGTGCGGTAA
- the hisN gene encoding histidinol-phosphatase produces the protein MARYADDLSLAHLLADTADSISMARFRALDLSVEAKPDLTPVSDADTAVEKALRATLARTRPRDGVLGEEFGASVAAAGPGNRQWVIDPIDGTKNFIRGVPIWATLICLMERDQPVVGLVSAPALGRRWWAAVGHGAYAGRHTAAATPIRVSGVRRLADASFCYSSLTSWEESGRLDAMLDIMRSVWRSRAYGDFYGYMLLAEGAVDAMVEPELSLWDLAALIPIVTEAGGTFTDLTGKPGPAGGSAVASNGKLHSDLLHRLS, from the coding sequence ATGGCCCGGTACGCCGACGATCTCTCCCTCGCCCACCTGCTCGCGGACACTGCAGACTCGATATCGATGGCCCGGTTCCGGGCACTCGACCTGAGTGTCGAAGCCAAACCGGACCTCACCCCGGTCTCCGATGCGGACACCGCCGTGGAGAAGGCGTTGCGGGCCACCCTCGCCCGGACCCGCCCCCGGGACGGGGTGCTCGGCGAGGAGTTCGGTGCCTCGGTCGCGGCGGCCGGTCCGGGCAACCGCCAGTGGGTGATCGACCCGATCGACGGCACCAAGAACTTCATCCGCGGGGTGCCGATCTGGGCCACCCTGATCTGCCTGATGGAACGCGACCAGCCGGTGGTCGGCCTGGTCTCCGCGCCGGCGCTGGGGCGCCGCTGGTGGGCGGCGGTCGGACACGGCGCGTACGCCGGACGGCACACCGCGGCCGCGACCCCGATCCGGGTCTCCGGGGTCCGCCGCCTCGCCGACGCCAGCTTCTGCTACTCGTCGCTGACCAGCTGGGAGGAGTCGGGACGGCTGGACGCGATGCTCGACATCATGCGCTCGGTGTGGCGCAGCCGCGCGTACGGCGACTTCTACGGCTACATGCTGCTCGCCGAGGGGGCCGTCGACGCGATGGTGGAGCCGGAGCTGTCGCTGTGGGACCTGGCCGCGTTGATCCCGATCGTCACCGAGGCCGGTGGCACCTTCACCGACCTGACCGGTAAGCCGGGGCCGGCCGGCGGCAGCGCCGTCGCCAGCAACGGGAAGCTGCATTCGGACCTGCTGCACCGGCTCAGCTGA
- a CDS encoding glycosyltransferase gives MRVALVSAHGGASLRRAGPDRDPARCPADVNPAGQPLTGTAAHIARLARELAALGHEVRVHQRWTDPDEPHTVERDGYQLVRIPVGPPTRLPTADLLAYLPEFGRMLAGQWGSGQWTPDVVHGHFWPGGLAAASAVADGRIPLVQTFHSIGSHQQRMLGSGYRGPQVRIALERALGRVVDAAVAQCTEEVDELARLGRDRASVVLIPPGVDTARFTPDPDPPRRRRRRLLAVGDLVPGSGHDALLGALRLVGDADLIIVGGPSRAELADDPGARRLLEVAHRYGVADRVELAGAVPAEEMPQLYRSVDVVVCAARYAPVGTVALEAMACGIPVVGYAHGGVADCVVDSVTGRLVPVGDVRALGVTVRRLLADEAERFAFGHAGIDRVRCRYSWERTAAAVERLYQRVLGLRGTPEAASTVAVVPPDGESVAPVEVELDLTAIDADAIEPAPTAAAVRAA, from the coding sequence ATGCGGGTCGCTCTGGTGTCCGCACACGGTGGAGCGTCGCTGCGCCGTGCCGGCCCGGACCGGGACCCCGCCCGGTGCCCCGCCGACGTGAACCCGGCCGGTCAGCCGCTGACCGGCACCGCCGCGCACATCGCCCGGCTCGCCCGCGAGCTGGCGGCCCTCGGTCACGAGGTACGCGTACACCAGCGGTGGACCGACCCCGACGAGCCGCACACCGTCGAACGCGACGGCTACCAACTGGTACGGATCCCGGTCGGGCCACCGACCCGGCTGCCCACCGCGGACCTGCTGGCGTACCTGCCGGAGTTCGGGCGGATGCTGGCCGGCCAGTGGGGTTCCGGCCAGTGGACGCCGGACGTGGTGCACGGACACTTCTGGCCCGGCGGGCTCGCCGCCGCCAGCGCGGTGGCCGACGGCCGGATCCCGCTGGTGCAGACCTTCCACAGCATCGGCAGTCATCAGCAGCGCATGCTCGGCAGCGGGTACCGGGGCCCGCAGGTCCGGATCGCGTTGGAGCGGGCGCTGGGCCGGGTCGTCGACGCGGCGGTCGCACAGTGCACCGAGGAGGTCGACGAACTCGCCCGGCTGGGTCGGGACCGGGCGTCGGTGGTGCTGATCCCGCCCGGCGTGGACACCGCCCGGTTCACCCCGGATCCCGACCCGCCCCGGCGGCGGCGTCGACGGCTGCTCGCCGTCGGCGACCTCGTCCCCGGTTCCGGCCACGACGCGCTGCTCGGCGCGTTGCGGCTGGTCGGCGACGCCGATCTGATCATCGTCGGCGGGCCGTCCCGGGCCGAACTGGCCGACGACCCCGGTGCCCGCCGGCTGCTCGAGGTGGCCCACCGGTACGGGGTCGCCGACCGGGTCGAACTCGCCGGCGCGGTGCCGGCCGAGGAGATGCCGCAGCTGTACCGTTCGGTCGACGTGGTCGTCTGCGCCGCCCGGTACGCCCCGGTCGGCACCGTGGCGCTGGAGGCGATGGCCTGCGGCATCCCGGTGGTCGGGTACGCCCACGGCGGCGTCGCCGATTGCGTGGTGGACTCGGTGACCGGGCGGTTGGTGCCGGTGGGCGACGTCCGGGCCCTCGGCGTCACCGTACGGCGGCTGCTCGCCGACGAGGCCGAGCGGTTCGCCTTCGGCCATGCCGGGATCGACCGGGTCCGGTGCCGCTACAGCTGGGAACGGACCGCAGCCGCCGTCGAACGGCTGTATCAGCGGGTGCTCGGATTGCGGGGTACGCCGGAGGCGGCGTCGACGGTCGCCGTGGTGCCGCCCGACGGCGAGTCGGTCGCACCGGTCGAGGTGGAACTGGACCTGACGGCGATCGACGCCGACGCGATCGAGCCGGCCCCGACCGCCGCTGCCGTCCGGGCCGCCTGA
- a CDS encoding ATP-binding protein, producing MAATRTRSSRIRPPGTSPRRDAAGPSGDVPSRRRTAVDRPDETPRTAAVRLSSQPIVRLVGELTTDTVGQLRDALLDCLADRAAPLGVDVSGLHVAEPTALLRLADVPQTVADWPAGGLVCTAPPPGAGSLWAAAGFSVLPDRQLACALLAGAPAARALGVELEPVAGAARSARALLTRACRQWDVPQLIDPAALALTELVNNVVVHAGTAMSVRIGYRDGCLRLSVRDGSPGAPRPGSPVSPTALGGRGMWLVESVARRWGCTALADGKLVWAVLDPADRSWEGA from the coding sequence ATGGCAGCGACCAGGACGCGGAGCAGCCGCATCCGCCCACCGGGTACGTCACCGCGCCGCGACGCCGCCGGACCGTCCGGTGACGTACCGTCCCGGCGGCGCACCGCCGTGGATCGGCCCGACGAAACGCCGCGTACCGCCGCCGTGCGACTGTCGTCACAGCCGATCGTCCGGCTGGTCGGCGAGCTGACCACCGACACCGTGGGGCAACTACGTGACGCGCTGCTCGACTGCCTGGCCGACCGGGCCGCCCCGCTCGGGGTCGACGTCTCCGGGCTGCACGTCGCCGAACCGACGGCGCTGCTGCGCCTCGCCGACGTCCCGCAGACGGTCGCCGACTGGCCCGCCGGCGGCCTGGTCTGCACCGCCCCGCCACCGGGGGCCGGGTCGCTGTGGGCGGCCGCCGGGTTCTCCGTACTGCCGGATCGTCAGCTGGCGTGCGCCCTGCTGGCCGGGGCGCCGGCGGCCCGCGCGCTCGGCGTCGAGCTCGAACCGGTCGCGGGCGCGGCGCGCTCCGCGCGGGCGTTGCTGACCCGCGCCTGCCGACAGTGGGACGTCCCGCAGCTGATCGATCCGGCCGCCCTCGCGTTGACCGAGCTGGTCAACAACGTCGTGGTGCACGCCGGTACGGCGATGTCGGTGCGGATCGGCTACCGCGACGGCTGTCTGCGGCTGTCGGTCCGGGACGGCTCCCCCGGCGCACCGCGACCCGGTTCGCCGGTGTCGCCGACCGCACTCGGTGGGCGGGGGATGTGGCTGGTCGAATCGGTGGCCCGCCGGTGGGGCTGCACCGCACTCGCCGACGGAAAACTGGTCTGGGCCGTGCTCGACCCGGCGGACCGTTCGTGGGAAGGAGCCTGA
- a CDS encoding DUF5709 domain-containing protein, translated as MREDDFPRPVSDTESEGIPEIADDDSTAYDDVASGREADGPDPASIPGDVPVAVDHFGNTAQEQRDGESLDYKIARESLPEPVTDPLAGPVDRALGDEADSEQARTQAQRDADVLDPGPYSDPDSPVSVYDHGRLGGAAGDGLVGRLVAGDEGAPTDDEPDSVATDAGAAGGGASAEELAIHETEPPADRPIAT; from the coding sequence ATGCGTGAAGACGACTTCCCCCGGCCGGTTTCCGACACGGAGTCCGAAGGGATCCCCGAGATCGCCGACGACGACTCGACCGCGTACGACGACGTGGCCAGCGGCCGGGAGGCCGACGGCCCGGACCCGGCGAGCATCCCGGGCGACGTGCCGGTGGCGGTGGACCACTTCGGCAACACCGCGCAGGAGCAGCGCGACGGCGAGTCGTTGGACTACAAGATCGCCCGGGAGTCGTTGCCGGAGCCGGTGACCGATCCGCTCGCCGGTCCGGTCGACCGGGCGCTCGGTGACGAGGCCGACAGCGAGCAGGCCCGTACCCAGGCGCAGCGCGACGCCGATGTGCTCGACCCCGGTCCCTACTCGGATCCCGACTCGCCGGTGTCGGTGTACGACCACGGCCGGCTCGGCGGTGCGGCCGGGGACGGCCTGGTGGGTCGACTGGTCGCCGGCGACGAAGGTGCGCCCACCGACGACGAACCGGACTCGGTGGCGACGGATGCCGGCGCGGCCGGCGGCGGAGCCAGCGCCGAGGAGCTGGCCATCCACGAGACCGAACCACCGGCGGACCGGCCGATCGCCACCTGA
- a CDS encoding response regulator transcription factor, whose amino-acid sequence MTADEQATAPVRVMVVDDHPMWREGVARDLAEAGYDVVATTGEGRQAVRICAAARPQVVVLDLQLPDVSGVEVIRGLHAARPGVRVLMLSASGEQQSVLDAVKAGATGYLVKSASPAEFLDAVARTAAGDAVFTPGLAGLVLGEYRRLAATPEPGGDEPRLTDRETEVLRLVAKGLSYKQIAARLGLSHRTVQNHVQNTLGKLQLHNRVELTRYAIERGLDE is encoded by the coding sequence ATGACAGCCGACGAGCAGGCGACGGCACCGGTCCGGGTGATGGTGGTCGACGACCATCCGATGTGGCGCGAAGGCGTCGCCCGCGACCTTGCCGAAGCCGGTTACGACGTGGTCGCCACCACCGGGGAGGGCCGGCAGGCGGTACGGATCTGCGCGGCTGCCCGACCCCAGGTGGTCGTGCTGGACCTGCAGCTGCCCGACGTCTCCGGGGTCGAGGTGATCCGGGGCCTGCACGCCGCGCGACCCGGCGTCCGGGTGCTGATGCTCTCCGCCAGCGGCGAGCAGCAGTCGGTGCTGGACGCGGTCAAGGCCGGCGCCACCGGCTACCTGGTGAAATCCGCCAGCCCGGCGGAGTTCCTCGACGCGGTGGCGCGGACCGCCGCCGGTGATGCCGTGTTCACCCCGGGGCTGGCCGGCCTGGTCCTCGGCGAGTACCGCCGGCTGGCCGCCACCCCGGAACCCGGCGGCGACGAACCACGGCTGACCGACCGGGAGACCGAGGTGCTGCGGCTGGTCGCCAAGGGGCTGTCGTACAAGCAGATCGCCGCCCGACTGGGACTGTCCCACCGGACGGTGCAGAACCACGTGCAGAACACCCTCGGCAAGCTGCAACTGCACAACCGGGTGGAACTCACCCGGTACGCGATCGAACGCGGCCTGGACGAGTAG
- a CDS encoding DUF5931 domain-containing protein, whose product MRHSPAPTGTLSVPLWRAIAVFRFAALGYVLVLYARNAADYAHPFLAAPVLLGMIVWTITATWAYPRRQLRRWPLLATDLAVALATLLVSPWLIGRPALADGVPTIAVAWLAGPVLAWAVTGGRRLGVAAAVVLAATDLAVRDRLNESSVTPGVLMLLAGIAVGHVARLIATAEQRLRRAVELEAATRELAAATRERERLARDIHDSVLQVLAMVARRGAHLDGEAGELARLAGEQESALRALVTSRPTAPPTAPAGAPAADAAAPSGAATDLRTMVAGYAAPRVSVAAPAEPVLLPGHLAAEVAAAVGAALDNALRHGGPDARAWVLIEAEPDAVTVSVRDDGCGIAPGRLAEAAAQGRLGVSQSIRGRIVEVGGTVRIHSAPDEGTEIELRVPAPAPG is encoded by the coding sequence GTGCGTCACAGCCCTGCCCCCACCGGAACCCTGAGCGTGCCGCTGTGGCGGGCGATCGCGGTCTTCCGGTTCGCCGCCCTCGGCTACGTGCTGGTGCTCTACGCCCGCAACGCGGCGGACTACGCGCACCCGTTCCTCGCGGCACCCGTACTGCTCGGGATGATCGTCTGGACAATCACCGCGACCTGGGCGTACCCCCGGCGTCAGCTGCGTCGCTGGCCGCTGCTCGCCACCGACCTGGCCGTCGCGCTGGCCACCCTGCTGGTCAGCCCGTGGCTGATCGGCCGGCCGGCGCTCGCCGACGGGGTGCCTACCATCGCCGTCGCCTGGCTGGCCGGCCCGGTGCTGGCCTGGGCGGTCACCGGTGGCCGCCGGCTCGGGGTCGCCGCCGCCGTGGTCCTGGCCGCCACCGACCTGGCGGTACGGGACCGGCTCAACGAGTCGTCCGTGACGCCCGGGGTGCTGATGCTGTTGGCCGGCATCGCGGTCGGGCACGTCGCCCGGCTGATCGCCACTGCCGAGCAGCGGCTGCGGCGGGCGGTCGAGCTGGAGGCCGCGACGCGGGAACTGGCGGCCGCGACCCGGGAACGGGAACGGCTGGCCCGCGACATCCACGACTCGGTGCTGCAGGTGCTCGCGATGGTCGCCCGGCGCGGCGCGCATCTCGACGGCGAAGCCGGCGAGCTGGCCCGGCTGGCGGGGGAGCAGGAGTCGGCGCTGCGGGCCCTGGTCACCAGCCGGCCGACGGCACCGCCGACGGCACCAGCGGGGGCACCAGCGGCGGACGCCGCCGCACCGTCCGGTGCCGCGACCGACCTGCGGACCATGGTCGCCGGGTACGCCGCCCCCCGGGTCTCGGTAGCCGCCCCGGCCGAACCGGTGCTGCTCCCCGGACACCTCGCCGCCGAGGTCGCCGCCGCGGTCGGCGCGGCCCTGGACAACGCGCTGCGCCACGGCGGACCCGACGCCCGCGCCTGGGTGCTCATCGAGGCCGAGCCCGATGCCGTTACCGTGTCGGTCCGGGACGACGGCTGTGGCATCGCCCCCGGCCGGCTCGCCGAGGCCGCCGCGCAGGGCCGCCTCGGGGTGAGCCAGTCGATCCGGGGGCGGATCGTCGAGGTGGGCGGCACGGTACGGATCCACTCCGCGCCCGACGAGGGCACGGAGATCGAACTGCGGGTGCCGGCCCCGGCGCCCGGCTGA
- a CDS encoding ATP-binding protein yields MTDADPPSSRTVVPIDPMDLLSETFDRGQVTDLRHHVASCATSAGMRGQRLDDFVLAVNELITNAVRHGGGRGWLRMWRDAQSMFCEVSDNGAGIGSDRLRRRDRPAPNTAGGWGLWLTERLTDTMAVATGPEGTTVRISLGLSDTGADADDPVSRTGR; encoded by the coding sequence ATGACCGACGCAGATCCCCCATCATCGCGTACGGTCGTGCCTATCGACCCGATGGATCTGCTGAGCGAGACCTTCGACCGGGGTCAGGTCACTGACCTGCGGCATCACGTGGCATCGTGCGCCACGTCGGCTGGTATGCGCGGGCAGCGCCTGGACGACTTCGTGCTCGCGGTCAACGAGTTGATCACCAACGCGGTCCGGCACGGCGGCGGCCGGGGGTGGCTGCGGATGTGGCGCGACGCGCAGTCGATGTTCTGCGAGGTCTCCGACAACGGGGCCGGCATCGGCTCGGACCGGCTGCGCCGCCGGGACCGTCCCGCCCCGAACACCGCCGGCGGCTGGGGGCTGTGGCTGACCGAGCGGCTCACCGACACGATGGCCGTCGCCACCGGGCCGGAGGGCACCACGGTACGGATCAGCCTCGGGCTGTCCGACACCGGCGCCGACGCTGACGATCCGGTCAGCCGAACAGGGCGCTGA
- a CDS encoding ribose-phosphate pyrophosphokinase: MRDIAVFSGSAHPELAAEICTHLDVPLHPVRVSRFANDCLEVQLQANCRERDVFLIQPLVPPVQEHLVELLLMLDAARGASAGRITVVLPHYAYARSDKKDAPRISIGARLVADLLVSAGADRVLAMTLHSPQVHGFFSVPVDHLHALRELAAHFRNHDLTDTVVVSPDLGNAKEAAAFARMLGTPVAAGAKQRFSDDRVQISAVIGDVVDRDVIVLDDEIAKGSTVIELIDHLRDLKVRSIRIACTHGLFSSGALDRLSSQDGVLEIVCTNTVPIPAGKRVPKLQVLSVAPALAEAMRRIHNGESVSALFG; the protein is encoded by the coding sequence GTGCGTGACATCGCGGTGTTCAGTGGCAGTGCCCACCCCGAGCTGGCTGCGGAGATCTGCACCCATCTGGACGTACCGCTGCACCCGGTGCGGGTCTCCCGGTTCGCCAACGACTGCCTCGAGGTGCAGTTGCAGGCCAACTGCCGAGAGCGGGACGTCTTCCTGATCCAGCCGCTGGTGCCGCCGGTGCAGGAGCACCTGGTGGAGCTGTTGCTGATGCTCGACGCCGCCCGGGGCGCCTCGGCCGGGCGGATCACCGTGGTGCTGCCGCACTACGCGTACGCCCGGTCCGACAAGAAGGACGCCCCGCGGATCTCGATCGGTGCCCGGCTCGTCGCCGATCTGCTGGTCTCCGCCGGCGCCGACCGGGTGCTGGCGATGACCCTGCACTCCCCGCAGGTGCACGGCTTCTTCAGCGTGCCCGTCGACCACCTGCACGCGCTGCGGGAGCTGGCCGCGCATTTCCGCAACCACGACCTGACCGACACGGTGGTCGTCTCGCCGGACCTGGGCAACGCCAAGGAGGCCGCCGCGTTCGCCCGGATGCTCGGCACCCCGGTCGCGGCCGGCGCCAAGCAGCGGTTCAGCGACGACCGGGTGCAGATCAGCGCGGTGATCGGCGACGTCGTCGACCGCGACGTGATCGTCCTCGACGACGAGATCGCCAAGGGCAGTACGGTGATCGAACTCATCGACCACCTGCGGGACCTCAAGGTCCGGTCGATCCGCATCGCCTGCACCCACGGGCTGTTCTCCAGCGGGGCGTTGGACCGGTTGAGCAGCCAGGACGGCGTACTGGAGATCGTCTGCACCAACACGGTGCCGATCCCGGCGGGCAAGCGGGTGCCGAAGCTGCAGGTGCTGTCGGTCGCGCCGGCCCTGGCCGAGGCGATGCGCCGGATCCACAACGGCGAATCGGTCAGCGCCCTGTTCGGCTGA